One Scleropages formosus chromosome 8, fSclFor1.1, whole genome shotgun sequence DNA window includes the following coding sequences:
- the myh9b gene encoding myosin-9 isoform X1 — MSDAGKFLYVDRNLINNPLAQADWASKKLVWVPSERLGFEAGSIKEERGEECLVELADSGKKIKVNKDDIQKMNPPKFSKVEDMAELTCLNEASVLHNLKERYYSGLIYTYSGLFCVVINPYKNLPIYSEEIVDMYKGKKRHEMPPHIYAITDTAYRSMMQDREDQSILCTGESGAGKTENTKKVIQYLAHVASSHKTKKDQNTAVLSHGELEKQLLQANPILEAFGNAKTVKNDNSSRFGKFIRINFDVNGYIVGANIETYLLEKSRAIRQAKEERTFHMFYYMLSGAGDKLRSELCLEGFSNYRFLSNGHVTIPGQQDKDLYVETMEAMRIMSIPEDEQMGMLKVVSSVLQLGNMSFKKERHSDQASLPDNTAAQKVCHLLGMNVTDFTRSILSPRIKVGRDYVQKAQTQEQAEFAVEALAKATYERLFRWLVMRINKALDKTKRQGASFIGILDIAGFEIFELNSFEQLCINYTNEKLQQLFNHTMFILEQEEYQREGIEWSFIDFGLDLQPCIDLIEKPASPPGILALLDEECWFPKATDKSFVEKVVQELGTHPKFHKPKKLKDEADFCIIHYAGKVDYKADEWLMKNMDPLNDNVATLLNQSSDKFVSELWKDVDRIVGLDKVAGMSESIPGAFKTRKGMFRTVGQLYKEQLSKLMATLRNTNPNFVRCIIPNHEKKAGKLDPHLVLDQLRCNGVLEGIRICRQGFPNRIVFQEFRQRYEILTPNAIPKGFMDGKQACVLMIKALELDPNLYRIGQSKVFFRAGVLAHLEEERDMKITDVIISFQAWCRGYLARKAFAKRQQQLTAMKVIQRNCAAYLKLRNWQWWRLFTKVKPLLQVSRQEEEMQAKDEELSKMKEKQQHTEIQLKEMDTKYQQLNTEKMALQEQLQAETELCAEAEEMRARLAAKKQELEEILHDLEARVEEEEERASQLASERKKMQQNIADLEQQLDEEEAARQKLQLEKVTLEAKVKKIEDDVMVLDDQNSKLSKEKKLFEERIAEFTTNLAEEEEKSKSLQKLKNKHEAMITDLEDRLRKEEKLRQELEKNRRKLEGDSTELHDQIAELQAQIAELRAQLAKKEEELQAALARIEEEAAQKNLAQKKIRELEAQLSELQEDLELERQARAKAEKHRRDLGEELEALKTELEDTLDTTAAQQELRAKREMEVTQLKKALEEDAKVHEQQLAEIRQKHGQAFDELNEQLEQAKRNKVSADKAKQALESERNELAIELQGLMQSKGDLEHRRKKAETQLQELQVKCAESERQRVELSERVTKMQTELENSNALLNDVESKSIKAIKDCSNVESQLQDVQEVLQEETRQKLSLSTRLRQLEDEQNSLREQLEEEEEGKRNAEKQVVSLQAQLAEMRKKNEQETGALENAEEGRKRVQRDLEGVSQRLTEKCSAFDKLEKTKNRLQQELDDLLVDQDHLRQIVSNLEKKQKKFDQMLAEEKSISSRYAEERDRAEAEAREKETRALALTRDLETLMDQKDELDRANKLLRAEMEDLVSSKDDVGKSVHELEKSKRAMEQQLEEMKTQLEELEDELQATEDAKLRLEVNMQAMKAQFERDLQGRDEMGEEKKRQLVKQVREMEMELEDERKQRTVAVAARKKLELDLKELEAAIDTANKNREDALKQLKKLQAQMKDVLRELDDTRLSREEILAQSKENEKKLKSMEADMIQLQEELAAAERMKKQAQQERDELQDEINNQAGKNSLNSEEKRRLDARIAQLEEELEEEQSNMELLNDRLKKALLQVDQMNVELTAERSASQRLEGARSQMERQNKELKLKLQEMEGAVKSKYKASLAALEAKIAQLEEQVDIETRERQQASKLVRRTEKKLKEVILQVDDERRNSEQYKDQTEKLNIRMKQLKRQLEEAEEEAQRANANRRKLQRELEDATESADAMNREVSSLKSKLRRGDLPFAGMRRIVSRGGAESDEESEVKSEASEPKPE, encoded by the exons ATGTCGGACGCGGGCAAGTTCCTCTATGTTGACCGCAATCTGATCAACAACCCACTGGCACAGGCCGACTGGGCCTCCAAGAAGCTGGTATGGGTGCCATCAGAGAGGCTGGGATTCGAGGCAGGATCCATCAAGGAGGAGCGGGGTGAGGAGTGTCTGGTGGAGCTGGCTGACTCGGGCAAGAAGATCAAGGTCAACAAGGATGACATCCAGAAGATGAACCCGCCCAAGTTCAGCAAAGTCGAAGACATGGCTGAGCTCACCTGCCTGAACGAGGCCTCTGTGCTGCACAACCTGAAGGAGAGATACTACTCGGGGCTCATCTAC ACATACTCAGGGCTCTTCTGTGTAGTGATCAACCCCTACAAGAACCTGCCCATCTACTCAGAGGAGATTGTGGACATGTACAAGGGAAAGAAGCGACATGAGATGCCTCCCCACATCTACGCCATCACTGACACAGCCTACCGCAGCATGATGCagg ATCGCGAAGACCAGTCCATCCTCTGCAC AGGGGAGTCAGGAGCTGGCAAGACAGAGAACACAAAGAAGGTTATCCAGTACTTGGCGCATGTAGCATCGTCCCACAAAACCAAAAAGGACCAG AATACTGCAGTCCTGTCCCAT GGAGAGCTGGAGAAACAACTGCTTCAGGCAAACCCCATCCTAGAAGCCTTTGGTAATGCCAAGACCGTGAAGAATGACAACTCATCTCGATTT GGGAAGTTCATCAGAATCAATTTTGATGTCAACGGTTACATAGTTGGTGCAAACATTGAGACCT ACCTGCTTGAGAAGTCCCGTGCCATCCGGCAGGCCAAGGAAGAGAGGACCTTCCACATGTTCTACTACATGTTGTCAGGGGCTGGGGATAAACTGCGTT CGGAGCTCTGCCTGGAGGGCTTCAGTAACTACAGATTCCTTTCCAATGGCCACGTAACCATCCCCGGCCAGCAAGACAAGGACCTCTATGTGGAGACCATGGAGGCCATGAGGATCATGAGCATCCCTGAGGATGAGCAGATGG GTATGCTGAAGGTTGTGTCTTCAGTGCTTCAGCTGGGCAATATGAGCTTTAAGAAGGAGCGCCACTCTGACCAGGCCTCTCTGCCTGACAACACAG CTGCCCAGAAAGTTTGCCACTTGTTGGGGATGAACGTGACAGACTTCACGCGTTCCATCCTGAGCCCACGCATCAAGGTGGGCCGTGACTACGTGCAGAAGGCTCAAACACAGGAACAGGCTGAGTTTGCAGTGGAGGCCCTGGCAAAAGCTACGTACGAGCGACTCTTCCGCTGGCTTGTCATGCGCATCAACAAGGCTCTGGATAAGACGAAGCGCCAGGGCGCATCCTTCATCGGCATCCTTGACATCGCCGGCTTTGAGATTTTTGAG CTGAACTCCTTTGAGCAGCTGTGCATCAACTACACCAACGAGAAGCTACAGCAGCTCTTCAACCACACAATGTTCATCCTGGAGCAGGAGGAGTACCAACGAGAGGGCATCGAATGGAGCTTCATTGACTTCGGCCTGGACCTGCAGCCCTGCATCGACCTCATTGAGAAGCCT GCTAGTCCGCCAGGCATCCTGGCCCTCCTGGATGAGGAGTGTTGGTTTCCCAAGGCCACAGACAAGAGCTTTGTGGAGAAGGTGGTCCAGGAGTTGGGCACCCACCCCAAATTCCACAAGCCCAAGAAACTCAAGGATGAGGCTGACTTCTGTATCATTCACTATGCTGGGAAG GTGGACTACAAAGCAGATGAGTGGCTGATGAAGAACATGGACCCTTTAAATGACAATGTGGCAACACTGCTCAACCAGTCCTCAGACAAATTTGTATCTGAATTATGGAAAGATG TGGACCGCATCGTGGGCTTGGACAAGGTGGCCGGCATGTCTGAGTCGATCCCTGGGGCCTTCAAAACGCGCAAGGGCATGTTCCGCACGGTGGGCCAGTTGTATAAGGAGCAGCTGTCCAAGCTGATGGCCACGCTGAGGAACACCAACCCCAACTTTGTTCGCTGCATCATCCCCAACCACGAGAAGAAG GCAGGTAAGTTGGACCCTCACCTGGTTCTGGATCAGCTGAGGTGTAACGGTGTTCTGGAGGGAATCCGCATCTGCAGGCAGGGCTTTCCCAACCGTATCGTCTTCCAGGAGTTCAGGCAGAG atatgagATCCTCACTCCTAATGCCATTCCTAAGGGCTTCATGGATGGCAAACAGGCCTGCGTGCTCATG ATCAAAGCCTTGGAGCTAGACCCCAACCTGTACCGGATTGGACAGAGTAAGGTATTTTTCCGAGCTGGTGTGCTGGCTCACCTTGAGGAGGAGCGGGATATGAAGATCACCGATGTCATCATCAGCTTCCAGGCCTGGTGCCGTGGCTATTTAGCCCGAAA GGCTTTTGCCAAGAGGCAACAGCAGCTCACTGCCATGAAGGTGATCCAGAGGAACTGTGCTGCCTACCTGAAGCTCAGGAACTGGCAGTGGTGGAGGCTGTTTACTAAG GTGAAGCCCCTGCTGCAAGTGAGCAGACAGGAAGAGGAGATGCAGGCCAAGGATGAGGAGCTATCCAAGATGAAGGagaaacagcaacacacagagaTTCAGCTGAAGGAGATGGACACCAAATATCAGCAG CTGAATACAGAGAAGATGGCCTTGCAGGAACAGCTGCAGGCAGAGACAGAGCTGTGTGCCGAGGCTGAGGAGATGCGTGCTCGCTTGGCTGCCAAGAaacaggagctggaggagattcTGCATGACCTGGAGGCAcgggtggaagaggaggaggaacggGCTTCACAGCTTGCAAGTGAGAGGAAGAAGATGCAGCAGAACATTGCG gATCTGGAGCAACAGCTGGATGAAGAGGAGGCTGCCAGACAGAAGCTCCAACTGGAAAAGGTCACCTTGGAGGCTAAGGTCAAGAAGATTGAGGATGATGTTATGGTGCTGGATGACCAGAACAGCAAACTTTCCAAG GAGAAGAAGCTTTTTGAGGAAAGAATTGCTGAATTCACCACAAACCTggcagaggaagaagaaaagtcCAAGAGTCTGCAGAAACTGAAGAACAAACATGAAGCAATGATCACTGACCTGGAGG ACCGTCTCCGTAAGGAGGAGAAGCTGCgacaggagctggagaagaacaGGCGCAAATTGGAAGGAGATTCCACTGAGCTGCATGACCAGATCGCTGAGCTACAGGCACAGATTGCTGAGCTTCGTGCCCAGCTGgcaaagaaagaggaagagctCCAGGCAGCCTTAGCAAG AATTGAAGAGGAGGCAGCCCAGAAAAACCTTGCACAGAAAAAGATCCGGGAGCTGGAGGCACAGCTGTCGGAACTACAGGAGGACCTGGAGTTGGAGCGTCAGGCACGTGCCAAGGCTGAGAAGCACCGGCGAGACCTAGGGGAGGAGCTTGAGGCTCTGAAGACAGAGCTGGAGGACACACTGGACACTACTGCAGCACAGCAAGAGCTCAG GGCAAAGCGTGAGATGGAGGTCACGCAGCTAAAGAAGGCTCTTGAGGAAGATGCCAAAGTCCACGAGCAACAGTTGGCGGAAATACGGCAGAAGCACGGCCAGGCCTTCGATGAGCTTAatgagcagctggagcaggccAAGAGG AACAAGGTATCAGCAGACAAGGCCAAACAGGCCCTGGAGAGCGAGCGCAATGAACTGGCCATTGAGCTGCAGGGGCTTATGCAGAGCAAGGGAGATTTGGAACACCGCAGAAAGAAGGCAGAGACTCAGCTGCAGGAGTTGCAAGTCAAGTGTGCTGAGAGCGAGAGGCAACGTGTAGAGCTGTCCGAACGGGTCACCAAGATGCAG ACTGAGCTGGAGAACTCCAATGCCTTACTTAATGATGTGGAAAGCAAGTCAATCAAGGCTATCAAGGACTGTTCCAACGTGGAGTCGCAACTGCAGGATGTACAG GAGGTGCTCCAGGAGGAAACGAGGCAGAAGCTGTCCCTGTCTACCCGTCTCCGACAGTTGGAGGATGAGCAGAACAGTCTGCGAGAGcaactggaggaggaggaagagggcaaGAGGAATGCTGAGAAGCAGGTTGTCTCTCTGCAGGCTCAG CTAGCTGAGATGAGGAAGAAGAATGAGCAGGAGACAGGCGCTCTGGAGAACGCAGAGGAAGGACGCAAGCGGGTGCAACGTGATTTGGAAGGCGTTAGTCAAAGGCTGACTGAGAAGTGCTCTGCCTTTGACAAATTGGAGAAGACCAAGAACCGTCTACAGCAGGAGCTTGATGACCTTCTGGTGGATCAGGACCACCTGAGGCAGATTGTCTCCAacctggagaagaagcagaagaagttTGATCAG ATGCTGGCTGAGGAGAAGTCAATCTCAAGCCGCTATGCAGAGGAACGTGACCGGGCAGAGGCTGAGGCCAGGGAGAAGGAGACGAGGGCCTTGGCACTGACCCGTGACCTAGAAACACTCATGGACCAGAAGGATGAGCTGGACCGGGCCAACAAGCTGCTCCGTGCAGAGATGGAGGACTTGGTCTCTTCCAAGGATGATGTTGGCAAAAGT GTGCATGAGCTGGAGAAGTCAAAGAGAGCCatggagcagcagctggaagagaTGAAGacccagctggaggagctggaggatgaGTTGCAGGCCACAGAAGATGCCAAGCTGAGGCTGGAGGTCAACATGCAGGCCATGAAGGCCCAGTTTGAACGTGACCTGCAGGGTCGCGATGAGATGGGCGAGGAGAAGAAGAGGCAGCTGGTCAAGCAG GTGCgggagatggagatggaacTGGAGGATGAACGGAAGCAGCGCACAGTTGCTGTGGCAGCCCGCAAGAAGCTAGAGCTGGATCTGAAGGAACTTGAAGCGGCTATTGACACAGCCAACAAGAACCGCGAAGATGCACTCAAGCAGCTGAAGAAACTGCAG GCCCAGATGAAGGATGTTCTTCGCGAACTGGATGACACCCGTCTGTCCCGTGAAGAGATCCTTGCCCAGTCCAAGGAGAACGAGAAGAAGCTGAAGAGCATGGAGGCTGACATGATTCAGCTCCAAGAG GAGCTGGCTGCAGCCGAAAGGATGAAGAAACAGGCTCAGCAGGAGAGAGACGAGCTGCAGGATGAGATCAACAACCAGGCTGGAAAGAA CTCCCTGAACTCGGAAGAGAAGAGGAGGCTAGATGCTCGCATTgctcagctggaggaggagttggaggaggagcagagcaACATGGAGCTCCTAAATGACCGCCTGAAGAAGGCCCTACTGCAG GTGGACCAGATGAATGTAGAGCTGACAGCAGAGCGAAGCGCCTCCCAGCGCCTGGAAGGAGCTCGCTCTCAGATGGAGCGCCAGAACAAGGAGCTGAAGCTCAAGCTGCAGGAGATGGAGGGTGCAGTAAAAAGCAAATACAAGGCCTCTCTTGCTGCCCTGGAGGCCAAGATCGctcagctggaggagcaggtggaCATCGAGACCCG GGAGAGGCAGCAGGCCTCCAAGCTGGTTCGCCGCACAgagaagaagctgaaggaggTCATCCTCCAGGTGGATGATGAGAGACGGAACTCGGAGCAGTACAAAGACCAG ACAGAGAAGCTGAACATCCGGATGAAGCAACTGAAACGGCAACTGGAGGAGGCGGAGGAAGAGGCTCAGCGGGCAAATGCCAACCGCAGGAAGCTGCAAAGGGAGCTCGAGGATGCCACAGAGTCGGCGGATGCCATGAACCGCGAAGTCAGCAGCCTGAAGAGCAAGCTCAG GAGAGGCGATTTGCCTTTTGCTGGCATGAGGCGCATAGTGAGTCGCGGAGGTGCTGAAAGTGACGAGGAGAGTGAAGTCAAGAGCGAAGCCTCAGAGCCCAAACCTGAGTGA